One region of Streptococcus salivarius genomic DNA includes:
- a CDS encoding LacI family DNA-binding transcriptional regulator, with translation MVAKLTDVAELAGVSPTTVSRVINKKGYLSQKTIDKVHAAMQELNYKPNNLARGLQGKSAKLVGLIFPNISNVFYAELIERLEDELFKQGYKTIICNSEHDPNKEKDYLEMLAANQCDGIISSSHNLGIEDYEKVEAPIVAFDRNLAPKIPIVSSDNFEGGKLAARALVKAGCQRIVMITGYDNSDSPTGLRQLGFNYELDKKGIIRPVPNDLSLMRRELEIKSIISREKPDGIFVSDDLTAILVMKVVRQLELSIPDDLKIIGYDGTAFIRHFYPELATIQQPLDEIAKLCVEILLKKIKGKTVNRDYVLPVNLIAGGSI, from the coding sequence ATGGTCGCAAAGCTTACTGACGTTGCCGAACTGGCTGGTGTGAGCCCAACCACAGTTTCTCGCGTCATAAACAAAAAGGGCTACCTCTCACAGAAGACCATTGACAAAGTTCACGCTGCTATGCAAGAACTCAACTATAAACCTAATAATTTAGCTCGAGGTCTTCAAGGAAAGTCGGCCAAACTTGTTGGCTTGATTTTCCCAAATATCTCCAATGTCTTTTATGCTGAGCTTATTGAACGTCTTGAAGATGAACTCTTTAAGCAAGGCTATAAAACCATCATTTGTAACAGTGAGCATGATCCTAACAAGGAAAAGGACTATTTGGAGATGCTTGCCGCCAATCAATGTGATGGCATCATCTCGTCTAGCCACAATCTTGGCATTGAGGATTATGAGAAGGTTGAAGCTCCCATCGTTGCCTTCGACCGTAATCTCGCCCCAAAGATTCCTATCGTTTCATCTGACAACTTTGAAGGTGGGAAGTTAGCCGCAAGAGCTCTGGTTAAAGCTGGTTGTCAACGAATTGTCATGATTACAGGTTATGATAATTCGGATTCTCCAACAGGACTCCGTCAACTAGGTTTTAATTATGAGTTGGACAAAAAAGGTATTATCCGTCCCGTTCCAAACGATTTGTCTCTCATGCGACGAGAATTAGAAATCAAATCTATCATTTCTCGTGAAAAGCCAGATGGCATCTTTGTTTCGGACGATTTAACAGCTATCTTGGTTATGAAGGTAGTTAGACAATTGGAACTTTCTATCCCTGATGACCTTAAAATCATCGGTTATGACGGAACTGCCTTTATCCGTCACTTTTACCCAGAGCTAGCAACTATCCAACAACCTTTGGACGAAATTGCTAAGCTTTGTGTCGAAATTCTTCTCAAGAAAATTAAAGGCAAAACAGTTAATCGTGATTACGTGCTTCCAGTAAATTTGATTGCCGGTGGTAGTATATAA
- the nusB gene encoding transcription antitermination factor NusB, translating to MTNIFKDSRRDLRERAFQTLFALEFGGEALEQAHFAYTYDKPIDEETEVDVPAFLLSLVTGVREELAQLDSQIEEKLKEGWSLSRLIVTDRTLLRLGLYEITSFEETPGRVAINEIIEIAKKYSDETSAKFINGVLSQFVTDEA from the coding sequence ATGACTAATATCTTTAAAGATTCACGTCGTGACCTTCGTGAGCGTGCTTTTCAAACGCTTTTTGCCCTTGAATTTGGTGGTGAAGCTCTGGAACAAGCACATTTCGCTTACACTTATGACAAGCCAATTGACGAAGAAACTGAAGTTGATGTACCAGCCTTTCTCCTTAGCCTAGTAACAGGCGTCCGTGAAGAGTTGGCTCAACTTGATAGTCAAATTGAAGAAAAATTGAAAGAGGGTTGGAGCCTCTCACGTTTGATTGTGACAGATCGTACCCTCCTTCGTTTAGGACTTTATGAAATCACGTCATTTGAAGAAACACCAGGACGTGTGGCTATCAATGAAATTATTGAAATCGCTAAAAAATATTCTGATGAAACATCTGCTAAGTTCATTAACGGTGTACTTAGTCAGTTCGTGACAGATGAAGCATAA
- a CDS encoding Asp23/Gls24 family envelope stress response protein — protein sequence MTTENIGEIVIAPRVLEVITGIAATKVEGVYALQNKNVTDSLSKTSLGRGVYLRTEEDGTVNADIYVSLQYGVNVPAVSIEIQKAVKAAVYDMAEVAISEVNVHVESIVTEKSQKPDLAELFNEDFLND from the coding sequence ATGACTACAGAAAATATCGGTGAAATTGTAATTGCCCCTCGCGTGCTCGAAGTGATTACAGGTATCGCTGCAACTAAAGTGGAAGGTGTTTACGCCCTTCAAAATAAGAACGTTACAGATAGCCTCAGCAAAACAAGCTTGGGACGTGGTGTTTACCTCCGAACAGAAGAAGATGGTACTGTAAATGCTGATATCTACGTTTCACTTCAGTATGGGGTTAACGTACCAGCGGTTTCAATTGAAATTCAAAAAGCTGTTAAAGCAGCTGTCTATGATATGGCAGAAGTGGCAATTTCAGAAGTCAACGTTCACGTTGAATCTATTGTTACTGAAAAGTCACAAAAACCAGACTTGGCTGAATTGTTTAACGAGGATTTTTTGAATGACTAA
- the efp gene encoding elongation factor P produces the protein MIEASKLRAGMTFVTNDGKLIKVLEASHHKPGKGNTIMRMKLRDVRSGSTFDTSYRPEEKFEQAIIETVPAQYLYQMDDTAYFMNTETYDQYEIPVANVQEELKFILENSEVKIQFYGTEVIGVQVPTTVELTVTETQPSIKGATVTGSGKPATLETGLVVNVPDFIEAGQKLVINTAEGTYVSRA, from the coding sequence ATGATTGAAGCAAGTAAACTCCGTGCGGGTATGACTTTCGTAACTAACGATGGCAAATTGATCAAAGTTCTTGAAGCTAGCCACCACAAACCTGGTAAAGGTAACACAATCATGCGTATGAAATTGCGTGATGTTCGCTCAGGTTCAACTTTTGATACTAGCTACCGTCCAGAAGAAAAATTTGAACAAGCAATCATCGAAACAGTACCAGCACAATACTTGTACCAAATGGATGATACTGCATACTTCATGAACACTGAAACATATGACCAATATGAAATCCCGGTAGCCAACGTTCAAGAAGAATTGAAATTTATCCTTGAAAACTCAGAAGTAAAAATCCAATTCTACGGAACAGAAGTTATCGGTGTGCAAGTACCAACAACTGTTGAATTGACTGTTACTGAAACACAACCATCAATCAAGGGTGCAACAGTTACAGGTTCAGGTAAACCTGCAACACTTGAAACTGGTCTTGTGGTTAACGTTCCAGACTTTATCGAAGCTGGTCAAAAATTGGTTATCAACACAGCTGAAGGTACTTACGTATCACGTGCCTAA
- a CDS encoding deoxycytidylate deaminase: MPNRLSWQDYFMANAELISKRSTCDRAFVGAVLVKDKRIIATGYNGGVSETDNCNEVGHYMEDGHCIRTVHAEMNALIQCAKEGISTKNTEIYVTHFPCINCTKALLQAGIVKITYKANYRPHPFAIELMEQKGVSYLQHDVPEVHLGMDD, from the coding sequence ATGCCAAACCGTTTATCTTGGCAAGATTATTTTATGGCTAATGCAGAGCTGATTTCTAAGCGTTCTACGTGTGATCGTGCCTTTGTTGGGGCTGTTTTAGTCAAGGACAAGCGTATTATCGCTACAGGTTATAATGGCGGGGTTTCTGAGACTGATAACTGTAACGAAGTAGGTCACTACATGGAAGATGGTCATTGTATTCGTACGGTACACGCAGAGATGAATGCCCTTATCCAATGTGCCAAAGAGGGGATTTCTACCAAAAATACAGAGATTTATGTGACTCATTTTCCTTGTATCAACTGTACCAAAGCCCTCTTGCAAGCTGGTATCGTAAAGATTACTTACAAGGCCAATTATAGACCGCACCCATTTGCGATTGAGTTGATGGAACAAAAGGGTGTTTCTTATTTGCAACATGATGTTCCAGAGGTTCACTTAGGAATGGATGACTAG
- a CDS encoding M24 family metallopeptidase — protein MQRRLERFDAKLAQSGLDALLVTGQKNIYYLTDFWGTNATVFITKNRRLFLTDSRYTLIAKQSVHGFDIIETKDPLKDIVKIIESDKLETIGFDNQVSFAYYQGLQAIFEGYTLSPQSNFMEELRMIKDEKELATIRKACSISDRAFTDVLDFIKPGQTTELQVANFLDFRMREYGASGISFESIIASGYRSAMPHGVASEKVIQSGETLTMDFGCYYNHYVSDMTRTIHIGDTTDEEREIYDIVLRSNQALIDAAKAGMTRRDYDKVARDVIVEAGYGDYFTHGIGHGIGLDIHEIPYFGNSDETIEAGMVLTDEPGVYLADKYGVRIEDDIIITENGCELITLAPKELIVL, from the coding sequence ATGCAACGTAGACTTGAACGATTTGATGCTAAACTTGCCCAATCAGGCCTTGATGCCTTGTTGGTGACAGGACAAAAAAATATCTATTATTTAACAGATTTCTGGGGGACAAATGCGACTGTCTTCATTACTAAGAATCGTCGCCTCTTCTTAACGGATTCACGTTATACCCTCATTGCCAAACAATCTGTGCATGGCTTTGATATTATTGAAACTAAGGATCCACTTAAGGATATTGTTAAAATTATCGAGTCTGATAAACTTGAAACTATCGGTTTCGATAATCAGGTGTCATTTGCTTACTACCAAGGTCTTCAAGCGATTTTTGAAGGCTACACTTTGTCACCACAAAGCAATTTCATGGAAGAGTTGCGTATGATCAAGGACGAAAAAGAATTGGCAACTATCCGTAAGGCTTGTTCTATCTCAGACCGTGCCTTTACAGATGTGCTTGATTTCATTAAACCAGGTCAAACAACAGAGCTACAAGTGGCAAACTTCCTAGATTTCCGTATGCGCGAGTACGGAGCTTCAGGGATTTCCTTTGAGTCTATCATTGCTTCAGGTTACCGTTCAGCTATGCCTCACGGGGTTGCTTCAGAAAAGGTTATTCAATCTGGTGAGACCCTGACTATGGACTTTGGATGCTACTACAACCACTACGTTAGCGATATGACTCGTACTATCCATATTGGTGACACTACTGATGAGGAGCGTGAAATTTATGATATCGTTTTACGTTCTAACCAGGCCTTGATTGATGCGGCTAAGGCTGGCATGACACGTCGTGACTATGATAAGGTTGCGCGTGATGTTATTGTCGAAGCGGGGTACGGTGATTACTTTACACATGGTATCGGACATGGTATCGGTCTTGACATTCACGAGATTCCTTACTTTGGTAATTCTGATGAAACCATCGAAGCTGGTATGGTCTTGACAGACGAGCCAGGTGTTTATTTGGCTGATAAATATGGTGTTCGTATCGAAGACGACATCATTATCACAGAAAATGGTTGTGAATTGATTACCCTTGCGCCTAAGGAATTGATTGTTCTCTAA
- a CDS encoding ABC transporter ATP-binding protein — MTVLAVKGLTYSFGKQTVLDNISFTLEKGDIAGLIGNNGAGKTTLMKLVSGILAGPKDIIDLKTKSVGALIEAPALYPNMTVEANLKFYCKLYSKDYALIDRYKDELEVAAYFRRKASKLSLGMKQRVGLFIALIASDELILLDEPTNGLDPNGINSLLTLIKKLAKNHGLTFIISSHILSNLEQVCTKNYLLKNHKLIYLDDSDNVKYKIYTEDLSLKSLMSLLKLNGLSFERQNHDILVKGLAAVKQVMDREGIPFTYEKEGLSEVLFNEK; from the coding sequence ATGACAGTGCTAGCGGTGAAAGGCTTAACCTATAGTTTTGGAAAGCAAACTGTTTTGGATAATATCTCATTCACGTTAGAGAAGGGGGATATTGCTGGTTTGATTGGTAATAATGGTGCAGGGAAGACGACCCTGATGAAACTAGTATCAGGTATCTTGGCAGGACCCAAGGATATTATTGACTTAAAAACAAAAAGTGTAGGAGCCTTGATTGAAGCTCCAGCTCTATATCCTAACATGACTGTTGAAGCTAACCTTAAATTCTATTGTAAGTTGTACAGTAAGGATTACGCGTTGATTGACCGTTATAAGGACGAGTTGGAGGTGGCGGCCTATTTTAGACGCAAGGCTTCCAAATTGTCTTTGGGAATGAAGCAACGTGTGGGTTTGTTTATCGCCTTAATTGCTTCAGATGAACTCATCCTTCTTGATGAGCCTACAAATGGTCTGGATCCTAATGGAATCAACAGTCTCCTCACATTAATAAAAAAATTAGCTAAAAATCATGGCCTAACCTTTATTATCTCAAGTCATATTCTGTCTAATCTTGAACAGGTTTGTACGAAAAACTATTTGTTGAAGAATCATAAGCTGATTTACTTAGATGATAGTGATAATGTCAAATACAAGATTTATACTGAGGATTTAAGTTTGAAGTCATTGATGTCTCTGCTCAAATTAAATGGTCTATCTTTTGAACGACAAAATCATGACATCTTAGTCAAAGGATTAGCAGCTGTTAAGCAGGTTATGGATCGGGAGGGGATTCCTTTTACTTATGAAAAAGAAGGATTAAGTGAGGTGCTATTCAATGAAAAGTAA
- a CDS encoding thioredoxin family protein, whose translation MKKIQFILMASFVLGTCQLAVLSGAADEPDVKESTIELSNNFVENSQVDNVQISSETTSEQVVEKAESNSETKENSLLPSSQTGVAETEVRSEEVSVETYEKNLENLKPVSYSDVTNMLTEDGGDHILYVGRPTCYYCRQNSPVLKDFNTLIDGQLLYYNTDSDQLDRESRKILFDKLGIPGTPSVIRLKNGQLISGYLGSAPDAQAIYQAVFKEETEKTETPEGTEVVEKAENPLPESPSEDTIKDGGENTVNPTDLSVTSLMSQIKQVFRNLTDLLISLLGKFF comes from the coding sequence ATGAAGAAAATACAATTTATTTTGATGGCGAGTTTTGTTTTAGGTACTTGCCAGTTAGCAGTGCTTAGTGGAGCAGCGGATGAGCCAGATGTTAAGGAATCTACAATCGAATTATCCAATAATTTTGTTGAGAATAGTCAGGTAGATAATGTACAGATTTCTTCCGAAACAACCTCCGAACAAGTGGTTGAGAAGGCTGAATCTAATAGTGAGACAAAGGAAAATTCACTTCTTCCATCATCACAGACAGGAGTGGCTGAGACAGAAGTGAGGTCCGAAGAGGTTTCGGTTGAAACTTATGAAAAGAATCTTGAAAACCTGAAGCCAGTCTCTTATAGTGATGTCACAAATATGTTGACTGAAGATGGCGGAGACCATATCCTTTATGTTGGCCGGCCAACCTGCTACTATTGTCGTCAAAATTCTCCAGTTTTGAAGGATTTCAATACCCTGATTGATGGTCAGCTTCTTTATTACAATACAGATTCGGATCAGTTAGACCGTGAATCTCGTAAAATACTATTTGATAAGCTAGGAATTCCAGGAACTCCAAGTGTAATTCGTCTCAAAAATGGTCAATTGATTTCTGGCTATCTTGGTAGTGCTCCGGATGCCCAAGCTATTTATCAGGCTGTTTTTAAGGAAGAAACTGAGAAAACGGAGACACCAGAGGGAACAGAGGTAGTAGAGAAGGCGGAAAATCCCTTACCTGAATCCCCCTCTGAAGATACTATCAAGGATGGTGGTGAGAATACAGTTAATCCTACAGACCTGTCTGTTACTAGCCTAATGTCTCAAATTAAGCAAGTTTTTAGGAATCTAACAGACCTGCTTATAAGTCTTTTAGGGAAATTTTTCTAA
- a CDS encoding DUF3923 family protein, with amino-acid sequence MVKKRFFIGFNGILLALFLDVCLLISIRTVDHHGHFQSVTDKWETLLYVLGLYFSFLLFEVIFYLILKHRRNKQVL; translated from the coding sequence ATGGTTAAAAAGCGTTTTTTTATAGGCTTTAATGGTATTCTTCTAGCCCTATTTCTAGATGTTTGTCTTTTGATTAGCATCCGTACAGTGGATCATCATGGCCATTTTCAATCAGTAACAGATAAATGGGAAACTTTGCTTTACGTTTTAGGACTTTATTTTAGTTTTCTCCTTTTTGAGGTTATTTTTTATCTTATTCTGAAACACCGTAGAAATAAACAAGTTTTGTAA
- the uvrA gene encoding excinuclease ABC subunit UvrA: MQDKLVIHGARAHNLKNIDVEIPRDKLVVVTGLSGSGKSSLAFDTIYAEGQRRYVESLSAYARQFLGNMEKPDVDSIDGLSPAISIDQKTTSKNPRSTVGTATEINDYLRLLYARVGVPYCPNGHGAIQSSSVEQIVDEVLALPERTRMQILAPIVRRRKGQHKAVFERVQKDGYVRVRVDGEIYDVTEVPELSKSKMHNIEVVVDRLVNKDGIRSRLFDSVEAALRLADGYLIVDTMDDNELLYSEHYSCPVCGFTVPELEPRLFSFNAPFGSCPTCDGLGNKLEVDMDLVIPDASKTLREGALAPWNPISSNYYPAMLEQAMEQFGVDMDTPFEDLKKEEQDLILYGSGDREFHFHYVNDFGGVRDIDIPFEGVVTNINRRYHETNSDFTRNVMRGYMNELSCPTCHGYRLNEAALSVRVGGENGLNIGQISDLSISDHLKEIDNLELGENEGVIARPIVKEIKDRLTFLNNVGLNYLTLSRMAGTLSGGESQRIRLATQIGSNLSGVLYVLDEPSIGLHQRDNDRLISSLKKMRDLGNTLIVVEHDEDTMREADWLIDVGPGAGAFGGQIMASGTPEEVAKNKKSITGQYLSGAKSIPVPTERRVGNGRFIEVTGASENNLKNVSVKFPLGKLIAVTGVSGSGKSTLVNGILKKKIAQELNRNSEKPGKHKSVTGIEHIERLIDIDQSPIGRTPRSNPATYTGVFDDIRDLFAQTNEAKIRGYKKGRFSFNVKGGRCEACSGDGIIKIEMHFLPDVYVPCEVCHGTRYNSETLEVRYKGKNIAEILDMTVDDAVDFFAAIPKIARKVQTIKDVGLGYVTLGQPATTLSGGEAQRMKLASELHKRSTGKSFYILDEPTTGLHTDDIARLLKVLQRFADDGNTVLVIEHNLDVIKTADHIIDLGPEGGVGGGTIVATGTPEEVAAVPESYTGQYLKEKLT; the protein is encoded by the coding sequence ATGCAAGATAAGTTAGTGATTCATGGAGCAAGAGCTCACAATTTAAAAAATATCGATGTGGAGATTCCGCGTGATAAACTGGTGGTGGTGACGGGTTTATCAGGTTCTGGGAAGTCTTCCTTGGCCTTTGATACCATCTATGCAGAGGGGCAACGTCGTTATGTTGAAAGTCTCTCGGCTTATGCCCGCCAGTTTTTGGGAAATATGGAGAAACCTGATGTGGACTCGATTGATGGTTTGAGTCCTGCCATCTCCATTGACCAGAAAACAACAAGCAAAAACCCTCGTTCGACGGTCGGAACGGCAACAGAGATTAATGACTATCTTCGTCTTCTTTATGCCCGTGTGGGTGTTCCTTATTGTCCTAATGGTCATGGGGCCATTCAGTCATCCTCTGTGGAACAGATTGTGGACGAGGTTCTAGCTCTTCCTGAGCGTACGCGTATGCAGATTTTAGCGCCGATTGTTCGTCGTAGAAAAGGGCAACACAAGGCCGTTTTTGAGCGTGTACAAAAGGACGGTTATGTTCGTGTTCGTGTAGATGGTGAGATTTACGATGTCACAGAAGTGCCAGAGTTGTCTAAGTCTAAAATGCATAATATAGAAGTAGTTGTAGACCGCTTGGTGAATAAGGATGGTATCCGTAGTCGTCTCTTTGATTCGGTGGAGGCGGCCCTACGTTTAGCAGATGGCTACTTGATTGTGGATACCATGGATGATAATGAACTGCTTTACTCAGAACATTATTCTTGTCCGGTTTGTGGCTTCACAGTGCCAGAGTTGGAGCCTCGTCTCTTTTCATTCAATGCGCCATTTGGCTCTTGTCCGACCTGTGATGGTTTGGGTAATAAACTGGAAGTTGATATGGATTTGGTTATCCCTGATGCTAGTAAGACCTTGCGTGAAGGTGCTCTGGCGCCTTGGAATCCTATTTCGTCCAACTATTATCCAGCTATGCTTGAGCAGGCTATGGAGCAGTTCGGCGTGGATATGGATACGCCATTTGAAGATCTTAAAAAAGAAGAACAAGATTTGATTCTCTACGGATCTGGGGATCGTGAATTCCATTTCCATTATGTTAATGATTTTGGTGGGGTGCGTGATATTGACATTCCTTTTGAAGGGGTTGTGACTAATATCAATCGTCGCTATCACGAGACCAATAGTGATTTCACTCGCAATGTCATGCGAGGTTATATGAATGAGCTGTCATGTCCAACTTGTCATGGCTATCGTCTTAACGAAGCAGCACTCTCAGTTCGTGTTGGTGGTGAGAATGGTCTCAATATTGGTCAAATCTCTGATTTGTCTATTTCAGATCATCTTAAGGAAATCGATAACCTTGAATTAGGTGAAAACGAGGGAGTGATCGCTCGTCCAATTGTTAAGGAAATCAAGGATCGCTTGACTTTCTTAAATAATGTAGGCCTTAATTATTTGACTCTCTCTCGTATGGCTGGAACCCTTTCAGGTGGTGAGAGTCAGCGTATCCGTTTGGCGACACAGATTGGCTCTAACCTTTCTGGAGTCCTATATGTGTTGGATGAGCCTTCTATTGGGCTTCATCAGCGTGACAATGATCGCTTGATTTCAAGTCTTAAAAAGATGCGTGACCTTGGCAATACCTTGATTGTGGTGGAGCATGATGAAGATACCATGCGTGAGGCTGACTGGCTTATCGATGTGGGACCTGGTGCTGGTGCCTTTGGTGGTCAAATCATGGCCTCTGGAACCCCAGAGGAAGTGGCTAAAAACAAGAAGTCAATTACTGGTCAGTACTTGTCAGGTGCCAAATCAATTCCTGTACCTACGGAACGTCGTGTAGGTAATGGTCGTTTTATCGAGGTTACAGGAGCTAGCGAAAATAACCTTAAGAATGTGTCTGTCAAGTTTCCGCTTGGAAAGTTGATTGCAGTCACAGGTGTTTCTGGTTCAGGAAAATCGACTTTGGTTAACGGGATTCTCAAGAAAAAAATTGCCCAAGAGCTCAATCGCAATAGTGAGAAACCTGGTAAACACAAATCAGTGACAGGCATTGAACATATCGAGCGTTTGATTGATATTGACCAAAGTCCAATTGGGCGTACACCTCGTTCTAATCCAGCGACTTATACAGGCGTTTTTGACGATATTCGTGATCTTTTTGCCCAAACCAATGAGGCCAAGATTCGAGGTTATAAGAAGGGGCGTTTCTCTTTCAATGTCAAGGGAGGCCGTTGTGAAGCCTGCTCTGGTGATGGTATTATCAAGATTGAGATGCATTTCTTGCCTGATGTTTATGTCCCTTGTGAGGTTTGTCATGGCACACGCTATAATTCTGAGACCCTAGAGGTTCGTTATAAAGGGAAAAATATCGCGGAGATTCTAGATATGACAGTTGATGACGCGGTTGACTTCTTTGCGGCTATTCCTAAGATTGCTCGTAAGGTGCAGACGATCAAGGATGTAGGGCTTGGGTATGTGACCTTGGGACAACCAGCAACAACCCTATCAGGTGGAGAAGCTCAACGTATGAAGTTGGCTAGTGAGTTGCACAAACGCTCTACTGGTAAGTCTTTCTACATTCTGGATGAACCGACGACGGGTCTCCATACAGATGACATTGCACGTCTTTTGAAGGTGCTTCAGCGTTTTGCGGATGATGGCAACACTGTTCTCGTGATTGAGCACAATCTGGATGTTATCAAGACCGCAGACCATATCATTGATTTGGGTCCTGAAGGCGGTGTCGGTGGAGGTACCATCGTAGCTACAGGGACTCCAGAAGAGGTGGCAGCTGTTCCAGAAAGCTACACAGGACAATATTTGAAAGAAAAATTGACATAA
- a CDS encoding magnesium transporter CorA family protein, which produces MKQMFLSTGKEFKEIETFEPGAWIHLVNPSQEEAMKVAERFNIDIQDLRAPLDVEETSRIDVEDDYTLILVDVPTQEERNNKSYYVTIPLGIIVTDEVVVTTCLEDISLMDNFLNHRVRNFYTFMKTRFVFQILYRNAQLYLTALRSIDRQSDKLEAQLENATKNEHLIDMMELEKSIVYLKASLKMNERIVKKLTGNASSLKKYIEDEDLLEDTLVETQQAIEMAGIYENVLNAMAETSASIIGNNQNTIMKTLALMTMALDIPTVIFSAYGMNFKNNSMPLNDLDNAFWVIFFIAAFGSSCVVIYFIRKKWF; this is translated from the coding sequence TTGAAACAAATGTTCTTATCCACCGGAAAAGAATTCAAAGAAATTGAAACATTCGAGCCTGGTGCTTGGATTCATTTGGTGAACCCTTCCCAAGAAGAAGCCATGAAGGTTGCAGAACGGTTTAACATTGATATTCAAGACCTCCGCGCCCCTCTGGACGTGGAAGAAACTTCACGTATCGATGTCGAAGATGACTACACCCTGATTCTGGTCGACGTCCCAACCCAAGAAGAGCGTAATAACAAAAGCTACTACGTCACTATTCCATTGGGTATCATCGTTACTGATGAGGTGGTTGTTACTACCTGTCTTGAGGACATCAGTCTCATGGATAACTTCCTCAACCATCGTGTACGTAACTTCTACACCTTCATGAAGACCCGTTTTGTCTTTCAGATTCTCTATCGCAATGCTCAACTTTACCTAACCGCCCTACGTTCTATCGACCGTCAGAGTGATAAATTGGAAGCTCAGTTGGAAAATGCGACTAAAAACGAGCATTTGATTGACATGATGGAATTGGAAAAATCCATTGTCTATCTAAAAGCCTCACTTAAGATGAATGAGCGAATTGTTAAAAAGCTAACAGGTAACGCCTCTAGCTTGAAAAAATATATCGAGGACGAGGATCTCTTGGAAGATACACTGGTCGAAACCCAACAGGCCATTGAGATGGCAGGCATCTATGAAAATGTCTTGAATGCCATGGCTGAAACCTCTGCCTCTATCATTGGCAATAACCAGAACACTATCATGAAAACACTCGCTCTCATGACTATGGCTCTGGACATCCCAACCGTTATCTTCTCCGCCTACGGTATGAACTTTAAAAACAATTCTATGCCACTAAACGATTTAGATAACGCCTTTTGGGTCATCTTCTTCATCGCAGCTTTCGGGTCATCCTGCGTTGTTATCTACTTTATCAGGAAAAAATGGTTCTAA
- a CDS encoding DUF1129 domain-containing protein: MDIQKLTKKNQEFIHIATNQLIKDGKSDQEIKDILGNVIPELIENQKKGITGRGLLGAPTVWAASFSPEKHQKPETDKPNKEVPETDKTPWKMWLDTSLFLLAIVAIMNAIFGFSGTQTSYGLTTLLSVSFIGGLAMYTPYHYIYRHNNKPKEERPKWWFSMTVITLSFIAWFALFSLTALLPSYLNPGLSPIVILIIGVIAGVAKYFFKRHYNVQSTYAPAS, encoded by the coding sequence ATGGACATCCAAAAACTCACCAAGAAAAACCAAGAATTTATCCACATCGCAACTAACCAACTCATCAAAGATGGTAAATCAGACCAAGAAATCAAAGACATTCTTGGCAATGTCATTCCTGAACTTATCGAAAATCAGAAAAAAGGAATTACAGGACGTGGACTCCTTGGTGCTCCAACTGTTTGGGCTGCTAGTTTCTCTCCTGAAAAACACCAAAAACCTGAAACTGATAAGCCTAACAAAGAAGTACCAGAAACAGATAAAACACCTTGGAAGATGTGGCTTGATACCTCACTCTTCCTTCTAGCCATCGTTGCTATCATGAACGCAATCTTTGGTTTCTCAGGTACACAAACTAGCTACGGTCTCACAACCCTTCTTTCAGTGTCATTCATTGGAGGCCTTGCTATGTATACCCCTTATCACTACATCTACCGTCACAATAACAAACCAAAAGAAGAACGTCCAAAATGGTGGTTCAGCATGACCGTCATCACACTCTCTTTTATTGCATGGTTTGCTCTCTTTAGTCTTACAGCCCTTCTTCCAAGCTACCTCAACCCTGGTCTTTCACCAATTGTGATCCTTATCATTGGTGTCATTGCTGGTGTTGCCAAATACTTCTTCAAACGTCATTACAACGTCCAAAGTACTTACGCACCTGCATCTTAA